In Microcaecilia unicolor chromosome 1, aMicUni1.1, whole genome shotgun sequence, the following are encoded in one genomic region:
- the LOC115465404 gene encoding gastrula zinc finger protein XlCGF57.1-like isoform X2, with protein sequence MAASIPEVEWNLLEDWQKQLYRDVMKESYKTILSLGYSVAKQNIMTEPAAEEKACNSAVRDPESGDIAGSSSAEPCGRKRKRQKQKQQQQQLQQQGYCTKLEPSQMSPRKECILQSPDAPGRLESHCQAEMHETNTAWVTLCNTMEYGQSFSQLTQITEHRAKWAMGRPCTCTECDRGFKTGILLERHDRDHGKRLFGCNLCGKRFTQKGNLKVHLRTHTGEKPFTCTQCGKGFVQKGNLMTHLKTHTDEKSFFCKSCGKSFSYQQSFLIHQLTHTREKPFGCIYCGKRFHQKGNLMSHQRTHTGEKPFMCLICGKSFIQKGNLVTHQKRHTGERSFRCIECGKSFTGKINLTTHQRTHSREKPFVCMECGSRFTQKGNLQTHQRTHTGERPFLCVQCGKSFSQRSHLTKHQHTHTGWLH encoded by the exons ATGGCAGCGTCCATTCCAGAGGTAGAGTGGAATCTTTTGGAAGATTGGCAGAAGCAGCTTTACAGGGATGTAATGAAAGAAAGCTACAAGACCATCTTGTCACTGG GTTATTCAGTGGCTAAACAGAATATCATGACGGAGCCGGCAGCAGAGGAGAAGGCATGCAACAGTGCAGTCAGGGATCCCGAAAGTGGAGACATTGCTGGCAGTTCTTCTGCAG AGCCATGTGGTAGGAAAAGGAAGAGGCAGAAGCAGAAGCAACAGCAGCAACAGCTGCAGCAGCAGGGGTATTGTACTAAACTGGAGCCTTCCCAGATGTCCCCAAGGAAAGAATGTATTCTGCAATCTCCAGATGCTCCAGGAAGGCTGGAAAGTCATTGCCAGGCAGAAATGCACGAGACAAACACTGCATGGGTCACACTGTGCAACACTATGGAGTACGGGCAGAGTTTCAGCCAGCTCACACAGATCACTGAGCATCGTGCAAAATGGGCAATGGGGAGACCCTGCACCTGTACTGAATGTGACAGGGGGTTTAAGACTGGTATCCTTCTTGAAAGACACGACAGAGACCACGGAAAACGCTTGTTTGGATGTAATCTCTGTGGAAAAAGGTTCACTCAGAAGGGAAATCTCAAAGTGCACTTGAGAACACACACTGGGGAGAAGCCATTCACCTGTACCCAATGTGGAAAAGGATTTGTACAGAAGGGAAATTTAATGACTCATCTGAAAACTCACACAGATGAAAAGTCGTTTTTCTGTAAAAGCTGTGGAAAGAGTTTCAGTTATCAGCAGTCTTTCCTAATACACCAGCTAACACACACAAGAGAGAAACCCTTTGGATGCATCTATTGTGGGAAAAGATTCCACCAGAAGGGAAATTTAATGTCTCACCAGAGAAcgcatacaggagagaaaccatttatgtGTTTaatatgtggtaaaagcttcattcAGAAGGGAAATTTAGTAACGCACCAGAAGAGACACACAGGCGAGAGATCATTTAGATGTATAGAATGTGGGAAAAGCTTCACAGGAAAGATAAACCTCACAACACATCAAAGAACCCATAGTCGTGAGAAACCATTTGTGTGTATGGAATGTGGGAGCAGATTCACTCAAAAGGGGAATCTTCAGACGCACCAAAGAACTCACACTGGGGAGAGACCATTCCTGTGTGTGCAGTGTGGAAAGAGCTTCAGTCAGAGGTCTCATCTTACCAAGCACCAGCATACCCATACTGGATGGTTGCATTAA
- the LOC115465404 gene encoding gastrula zinc finger protein XlCGF57.1-like isoform X1 → MAASIPEVEWNLLEDWQKQLYRDVMKESYKTILSLGYSVAKQNIMTEPAAEEKACNSAVRDPESGDIAGSSSAVEPCGRKRKRQKQKQQQQQLQQQGYCTKLEPSQMSPRKECILQSPDAPGRLESHCQAEMHETNTAWVTLCNTMEYGQSFSQLTQITEHRAKWAMGRPCTCTECDRGFKTGILLERHDRDHGKRLFGCNLCGKRFTQKGNLKVHLRTHTGEKPFTCTQCGKGFVQKGNLMTHLKTHTDEKSFFCKSCGKSFSYQQSFLIHQLTHTREKPFGCIYCGKRFHQKGNLMSHQRTHTGEKPFMCLICGKSFIQKGNLVTHQKRHTGERSFRCIECGKSFTGKINLTTHQRTHSREKPFVCMECGSRFTQKGNLQTHQRTHTGERPFLCVQCGKSFSQRSHLTKHQHTHTGWLH, encoded by the exons ATGGCAGCGTCCATTCCAGAGGTAGAGTGGAATCTTTTGGAAGATTGGCAGAAGCAGCTTTACAGGGATGTAATGAAAGAAAGCTACAAGACCATCTTGTCACTGG GTTATTCAGTGGCTAAACAGAATATCATGACGGAGCCGGCAGCAGAGGAGAAGGCATGCAACAGTGCAGTCAGGGATCCCGAAAGTGGAGACATTGCTGGCAGTTCTTCTGCAG TAGAGCCATGTGGTAGGAAAAGGAAGAGGCAGAAGCAGAAGCAACAGCAGCAACAGCTGCAGCAGCAGGGGTATTGTACTAAACTGGAGCCTTCCCAGATGTCCCCAAGGAAAGAATGTATTCTGCAATCTCCAGATGCTCCAGGAAGGCTGGAAAGTCATTGCCAGGCAGAAATGCACGAGACAAACACTGCATGGGTCACACTGTGCAACACTATGGAGTACGGGCAGAGTTTCAGCCAGCTCACACAGATCACTGAGCATCGTGCAAAATGGGCAATGGGGAGACCCTGCACCTGTACTGAATGTGACAGGGGGTTTAAGACTGGTATCCTTCTTGAAAGACACGACAGAGACCACGGAAAACGCTTGTTTGGATGTAATCTCTGTGGAAAAAGGTTCACTCAGAAGGGAAATCTCAAAGTGCACTTGAGAACACACACTGGGGAGAAGCCATTCACCTGTACCCAATGTGGAAAAGGATTTGTACAGAAGGGAAATTTAATGACTCATCTGAAAACTCACACAGATGAAAAGTCGTTTTTCTGTAAAAGCTGTGGAAAGAGTTTCAGTTATCAGCAGTCTTTCCTAATACACCAGCTAACACACACAAGAGAGAAACCCTTTGGATGCATCTATTGTGGGAAAAGATTCCACCAGAAGGGAAATTTAATGTCTCACCAGAGAAcgcatacaggagagaaaccatttatgtGTTTaatatgtggtaaaagcttcattcAGAAGGGAAATTTAGTAACGCACCAGAAGAGACACACAGGCGAGAGATCATTTAGATGTATAGAATGTGGGAAAAGCTTCACAGGAAAGATAAACCTCACAACACATCAAAGAACCCATAGTCGTGAGAAACCATTTGTGTGTATGGAATGTGGGAGCAGATTCACTCAAAAGGGGAATCTTCAGACGCACCAAAGAACTCACACTGGGGAGAGACCATTCCTGTGTGTGCAGTGTGGAAAGAGCTTCAGTCAGAGGTCTCATCTTACCAAGCACCAGCATACCCATACTGGATGGTTGCATTAA